One genomic window of Pigmentiphaga litoralis includes the following:
- a CDS encoding tannase/feruloyl esterase family alpha/beta hydrolase: MRASKPCSPGGGRSRAPALHRRLHSGLRAGVLILGAPLIVAACGGDDDDANAGTTPPPVAMSCASMVGMALPDATITAATEVAAGPFVPTGTASYTVPAFCRLQGRSAPTSDSLINFEVWVPKATAWNGKVVVTGNGGYSPALSYGDMVAALGRGYATVGGDTGHQSADPNDLKFGIGHPEKIRDWGTRSIHAITQAAKPAITAVQGKTIARSYYQGCSTGGHQGYAEVQRYPADFDGVIAGAPGNNRTALNAGFMWQFLANHAQNDNTTPILTNAKIQLVTRQAVAACDAKDGVTDGVISDPRRCTPDVFNVASLQCTGADNANCLTAPQVSAMQKMYSGARNLRTGEQVYPGWPVGSESGWASYWGTTEPTRADYWRYWVFNDPNWNWWTFDFDQGMATARTTVGPLVDQLSTDVSAFKARGGKLLVYNGWADPVVNPIDTIAYFDRLAQAQGSPAQVASFARLFLVPGMGHCGGGTGTSTVDWLTALDTWVESGVAPDALPASRVANQVVNRTRPICAYPKEAKYSGTGSIDDAANFTCG, translated from the coding sequence ATGCGTGCGTCCAAGCCTTGTTCCCCCGGCGGTGGCCGGTCCCGGGCTCCTGCCCTTCATCGCCGTCTGCATTCCGGCCTGCGCGCCGGTGTGCTCATCCTTGGCGCCCCGCTGATCGTTGCGGCGTGCGGGGGCGACGACGATGACGCGAATGCAGGCACGACGCCGCCACCTGTCGCCATGAGTTGCGCCAGCATGGTCGGCATGGCGCTGCCCGATGCGACCATTACCGCGGCAACCGAAGTCGCTGCCGGCCCCTTTGTTCCGACCGGCACCGCCAGCTATACCGTGCCGGCTTTCTGCCGCCTGCAAGGCCGGTCCGCCCCCACCAGCGACTCGCTCATCAACTTCGAAGTGTGGGTCCCCAAGGCCACTGCCTGGAACGGCAAGGTCGTGGTCACCGGCAACGGCGGCTACAGCCCGGCGTTGAGCTACGGCGACATGGTGGCCGCCCTGGGCCGCGGTTACGCCACGGTCGGCGGCGACACCGGCCACCAGAGCGCCGATCCCAATGACCTCAAATTCGGCATCGGCCACCCCGAAAAGATCCGCGACTGGGGCACCCGGTCCATCCACGCAATCACCCAGGCCGCCAAACCCGCGATCACCGCCGTGCAAGGCAAGACCATCGCGCGGTCCTACTACCAGGGCTGCTCCACCGGCGGCCACCAGGGCTATGCCGAAGTGCAGCGCTACCCCGCCGACTTCGACGGCGTGATCGCTGGCGCACCGGGCAACAACCGCACCGCATTGAACGCGGGCTTCATGTGGCAGTTCCTGGCCAACCACGCGCAGAACGACAACACCACGCCCATCCTGACCAACGCCAAGATCCAGCTTGTGACGCGCCAGGCCGTCGCGGCTTGCGATGCCAAAGACGGCGTGACCGACGGCGTCATCAGTGACCCCCGCCGATGCACGCCCGATGTGTTTAACGTCGCCAGCCTGCAATGCACTGGCGCCGACAACGCCAACTGCCTGACCGCGCCGCAAGTCAGCGCCATGCAGAAAATGTATTCGGGCGCGCGCAACCTGCGCACCGGCGAACAGGTCTACCCGGGCTGGCCCGTCGGCAGTGAATCCGGCTGGGCCTCGTACTGGGGCACCACCGAACCCACCCGTGCCGACTACTGGCGCTACTGGGTCTTCAACGATCCGAATTGGAACTGGTGGACCTTCGACTTCGACCAGGGCATGGCCACGGCACGCACCACTGTCGGTCCCCTGGTGGACCAGCTCAGCACCGACGTCTCCGCCTTCAAGGCACGCGGCGGCAAGCTGCTGGTCTATAACGGCTGGGCCGATCCCGTCGTCAACCCGATCGACACCATCGCCTACTTCGATCGCCTGGCCCAGGCCCAAGGCTCGCCCGCCCAGGTGGCCAGCTTTGCGCGGCTGTTCCTCGTCCCGGGCATGGGCCACTGCGGCGGCGGCACCGGCACGTCGACCGTCGACTGGCTGACCGCACTCGACACCTGGGTGGAAAGCGGCGTCGCCCCCGACGCCTTGCCGGCCAGCCGGGTCGCGAACCAGGTCGTGAACCGCACGCGGCCCATCTGCGCGTATCCCAAGGAAGCGAAGTATTCGGGCACCGGCAGCATCGACGACGCGGCCAACTTCACCTGCGGTTGA
- a CDS encoding NAD(P)/FAD-dependent oxidoreductase, producing the protein MHHDAIIVGGSYAGLSAAIQLGRAGRKVCIVDTGLPRNRFATASHGFFGHDGQAPAEMLSRAREQVLAYPTVSFVQDEAIKAEGQDGQFTLRMASGVQRTASKLLLAFGVSDELPPIEGMTERWGQSVLHCPYCHGYEYGGNALGVIGRSVHAAQHAVLIAEWGPTTLFLDGQDALDADGRALLAARGVAIEPAPIRALQGDAPALSGVALADGRTVPIEALYLAPVTRLNSPIAAQLGCELADSMFGPIIATDAMKMTTVPGVFAAGDAARAPHNATWASADGVTAGTALHRALVFGTA; encoded by the coding sequence ATGCACCATGACGCCATCATCGTGGGCGGCAGCTATGCCGGCCTGTCAGCCGCGATTCAACTGGGGCGCGCGGGCCGCAAGGTCTGCATCGTCGACACCGGCTTGCCCCGCAACCGGTTCGCTACCGCATCGCACGGCTTCTTTGGCCACGACGGCCAGGCGCCAGCCGAGATGCTGAGCCGGGCTCGCGAACAGGTGCTGGCGTATCCGACCGTGTCGTTTGTGCAGGATGAAGCGATCAAGGCCGAGGGTCAGGACGGGCAGTTCACGCTGCGCATGGCGTCAGGCGTGCAGCGCACTGCCAGCAAGTTGCTGTTGGCCTTTGGCGTGTCGGACGAACTGCCGCCGATTGAAGGGATGACCGAGCGCTGGGGCCAGAGCGTGCTGCATTGCCCCTATTGCCACGGCTATGAATACGGCGGCAACGCGCTGGGCGTGATCGGGCGATCAGTCCACGCGGCGCAGCACGCGGTGCTGATTGCGGAATGGGGCCCGACCACCCTGTTTCTGGACGGCCAGGATGCCCTGGATGCGGATGGCCGCGCCCTGCTCGCAGCCCGAGGTGTCGCGATTGAACCAGCGCCTATTCGTGCCCTGCAAGGCGACGCCCCGGCATTGAGCGGCGTCGCATTGGCAGACGGGCGCACGGTGCCGATCGAGGCTTTGTATCTTGCGCCCGTGACCCGCCTGAACAGCCCGATCGCGGCGCAATTGGGATGCGAGCTTGCGGACAGCATGTTCGGTCCGATCATCGCGACCGATGCCATGAAGATGACCACGGTGCCCGGCGTCTTCGCCGCAGGGGACGCGGCGCGGGCACCGCACAACGCCACGTGGGCGTCGGCGGATGGGGTCACGGCAGGCACGGCATTGCACCGCGCCCTGGTGTTCGGAACAGCCTGA
- a CDS encoding Rrf2 family transcriptional regulator: MKRDSRLSGVLHVLLHMAQSPTPVTSEAMAHMMCTHAVVVRRVMAGLRDMGYVRSEKGHGGGWSLACDLSALTLRDVYDALGAPEPFAMGHRTEAPGCLVEQAVNAALEDAFKDAEALLLERFAQVPLSALADDFGRRLALHHGNPGDHHHAP, from the coding sequence ATGAAAAGAGACAGCCGATTGTCGGGCGTGTTGCACGTACTGCTGCACATGGCCCAAAGCCCCACTCCCGTCACGTCCGAAGCCATGGCCCACATGATGTGCACGCATGCCGTGGTCGTGCGCCGCGTCATGGCCGGCCTGCGCGACATGGGCTATGTCCGGTCCGAGAAGGGGCACGGCGGGGGCTGGTCACTGGCCTGCGATTTGAGCGCGCTCACGTTGCGGGACGTGTATGACGCCCTGGGCGCGCCCGAGCCGTTTGCGATGGGCCATCGCACCGAAGCGCCCGGCTGTCTGGTCGAACAGGCCGTGAATGCGGCGCTGGAAGACGCTTTCAAGGACGCCGAGGCGTTGCTGCTCGAACGCTTCGCGCAGGTGCCGCTGTCGGCGCTGGCCGACGACTTCGGGCGCCGCCTGGCCCTTCACCACGGGAATCCGGGAGATCACCACCATGCACCATGA
- a CDS encoding RidA family protein: protein MSATLPFTHVPVPGSRSPISRAVGVPPGATTWYLSGQMPSVIDPAAPPDSRAAYGDTYRQTLSTLKRLDGILAGMDLSMRDVVHMRASLVADPELGKMDFDGFNAAWAEFFAGQDSAWPARMVLQIAGLVNPAWLLELEVIAAK from the coding sequence ATGTCCGCCACCCTTCCCTTCACCCACGTTCCCGTCCCCGGCAGCCGATCACCCATCAGCCGCGCGGTGGGCGTTCCGCCCGGCGCCACCACCTGGTACCTGAGCGGCCAGATGCCTTCCGTCATCGATCCCGCCGCGCCGCCCGACAGCCGCGCTGCCTACGGCGATACCTATCGCCAGACCTTGAGCACGCTCAAACGCCTGGATGGCATCCTTGCCGGCATGGACCTGTCGATGCGCGACGTAGTGCATATGCGCGCAAGCCTGGTCGCCGACCCGGAGCTCGGCAAGATGGACTTCGACGGTTTCAACGCCGCCTGGGCCGAGTTCTTTGCCGGGCAGGACAGCGCCTGGCCCGCGCGCATGGTGCTGCAGATCGCGGGGCTGGTGAATCCGGCCTGGTTGCTGGAACTCGAGGTGATCGCGGCGAAGTGA
- a CDS encoding nitroreductase family protein, which yields MQEACDVLDLLRAHRSERDFTGQPVSDDTLEKVFDAARRSPTWNNAQNVSWVVVRDADKRARLAQYCGNQTWIARTPVFVVLLMDFHKTALAARKQGREQVVHDNVNSLLIGGVDTGIVMATMMTAARALGLDVCPIGGVRRQMQDVVDLLELPPLVVPMAGICMGHVETRSTLPKPRFDLAASWHDEVYRDHALPDTIDALDARMQDYSQALGRPDAQNWSDAISSRYAVPTYTTVAATLVRQGFRFPMPTAEDAAPTP from the coding sequence ATGCAAGAAGCGTGTGATGTCCTGGATCTGCTGCGTGCGCATCGCAGCGAACGCGATTTCACCGGTCAGCCGGTGTCCGACGACACGCTCGAAAAAGTGTTCGATGCCGCACGCCGTTCGCCTACCTGGAACAACGCGCAGAACGTGTCGTGGGTCGTCGTTCGCGATGCCGACAAGCGGGCCAGGCTGGCGCAATACTGCGGCAATCAGACCTGGATCGCCCGGACCCCGGTCTTTGTCGTGCTGCTCATGGACTTTCACAAGACCGCGCTGGCCGCCCGCAAGCAGGGACGCGAGCAGGTCGTGCACGACAACGTCAACAGCCTGCTGATTGGCGGCGTCGACACCGGCATCGTCATGGCCACCATGATGACGGCGGCGCGTGCGCTCGGGCTCGATGTCTGTCCGATCGGCGGGGTGCGCCGCCAGATGCAGGACGTGGTCGACCTGCTCGAACTGCCGCCGCTGGTGGTGCCGATGGCCGGCATCTGCATGGGCCATGTCGAGACTCGTTCGACCCTGCCCAAGCCCCGGTTCGATCTGGCTGCCTCCTGGCACGACGAGGTCTACCGCGACCACGCATTGCCCGACACCATCGATGCGCTCGATGCGCGGATGCAGGATTACTCGCAGGCCCTGGGCCGCCCCGATGCGCAGAATTGGTCCGATGCCATCTCCAGCCGATACGCCGTCCCGACCTACACCACCGTGGCCGCCACGCTGGTCAGGCAGGGCTTTCGTTTCCCCATGCCGACCGCGGAGGACGCCGCCCCGACCCCATGA
- a CDS encoding Bug family tripartite tricarboxylate transporter substrate binding protein has protein sequence MAPMPWMASAVAQDVYPSRPIRIVVQYPPGGVTDVAARLVGDILNRKYGQPVIIENRPGASGVIGQQYVAGLPADGYTLITGGLGGNVIPPVTVRNLPLDVVKSFVPIAQVAEFVNVLVVSSNYPANSVKDLIARAKAAKAPLSYGTNGLGSSAHLTSELFGSTTGVALMHAPYKGSSEALIDTANGNLDFCFSNLPPLVPLLKAGKLKALAVTSPYRTKQLPDVPTMAEAGVADFAVTSWLGIYGPSKMPAALVAQLGRDIAEGLAQPDMMARIEAAGFEPRPQDAPAFLATNQSELARWDKIAQQSQVALEFGK, from the coding sequence ATGGCGCCGATGCCCTGGATGGCATCGGCAGTCGCGCAGGACGTCTATCCGTCCCGTCCGATACGGATCGTCGTGCAGTACCCGCCTGGCGGCGTGACCGACGTGGCGGCGCGCCTGGTGGGCGACATCCTGAACCGCAAGTATGGCCAGCCCGTCATCATCGAGAATCGTCCGGGCGCCAGCGGCGTGATCGGTCAGCAGTACGTGGCAGGCTTGCCTGCCGACGGCTACACCCTGATCACGGGCGGCCTGGGCGGCAATGTCATTCCGCCGGTCACGGTGCGCAACCTGCCGCTCGACGTGGTCAAGTCCTTCGTGCCGATCGCGCAGGTCGCTGAATTCGTCAACGTGTTGGTGGTGTCCAGCAACTATCCGGCCAACTCGGTCAAGGACCTGATCGCGCGGGCCAAGGCGGCCAAGGCGCCGCTCAGCTACGGCACCAACGGATTGGGATCCTCGGCGCATCTGACCAGCGAACTGTTCGGTTCGACCACGGGCGTCGCGTTGATGCATGCGCCGTACAAGGGCAGCAGCGAAGCCCTGATCGACACGGCCAACGGCAACCTGGACTTCTGTTTCTCCAATCTGCCGCCCCTGGTGCCGCTGCTGAAAGCCGGCAAGCTCAAGGCGTTGGCCGTGACCAGTCCCTATCGCACCAAGCAGTTGCCCGACGTGCCCACCATGGCCGAAGCCGGCGTCGCCGACTTTGCCGTCACCAGCTGGCTGGGTATCTACGGGCCGTCTAAAATGCCGGCCGCATTGGTTGCGCAACTGGGCCGCGACATTGCCGAAGGCCTGGCCCAACCCGACATGATGGCGCGCATCGAAGCGGCGGGGTTCGAGCCGCGGCCCCAAGACGCGCCGGCTTTCCTTGCCACCAACCAGAGCGAACTGGCGCGGTGGGACAAGATCGCCCAACAGTCCCAGGTCGCGCTGGAATTCGGCAAGTAG
- a CDS encoding mandelate racemase/muconate lactonizing enzyme family protein, with amino-acid sequence MTAPATDTSALARARIVRIETIPLRVKLDRAATGSTLKLTHRCTIVTRIHTDAGVIGECFVGNDEELQPAIIKLIHTELEPLLVGQRVAAIEDLWALTRKATEPFLRDRRVALRAQAHIDAALHDAVGKLLGVPLHVLWGGAKTRVPVVALGGYYRTTGDLEGLTDEVAELKAFGIHGLKLKLGGKTPAEDAERARTVRRAGGSDFTLAVDANQGWNRQQALQFISMTRDLDLAWFEEPCHWDNDRSDMAMVRAISGVPIAAGQSELSRFGCRDLMVANAIDICNFDAGWGGGPTEWRRVAAMASAFGVSVLQHLEPQIGLMMSAGVGNGMFAEVMLPWRDPFFYQLIGNQKARPFEDGYYTLPDGPGWGMEFDLDYLESARRKD; translated from the coding sequence ATGACCGCACCTGCCACCGACACCTCCGCGCTTGCCCGTGCCCGCATCGTCCGTATCGAGACGATCCCGTTGCGCGTCAAGCTGGACCGCGCCGCGACCGGATCGACGTTGAAACTGACGCATCGCTGCACGATCGTGACCCGCATCCACACCGACGCGGGCGTGATCGGCGAATGCTTCGTCGGCAATGACGAGGAACTGCAGCCCGCGATCATCAAGCTCATCCACACCGAACTCGAACCCCTGCTGGTCGGGCAACGCGTGGCCGCGATCGAAGATCTGTGGGCCCTGACCCGCAAGGCCACCGAACCGTTCCTGCGGGATCGGCGCGTGGCCCTGCGCGCGCAGGCGCACATCGATGCCGCCTTGCATGATGCCGTGGGCAAACTGCTGGGCGTGCCGCTGCATGTGTTGTGGGGGGGCGCAAAAACGCGCGTGCCGGTCGTGGCGCTGGGCGGCTACTACCGCACCACCGGCGACCTGGAAGGGCTGACCGACGAAGTGGCCGAGCTGAAGGCCTTCGGCATTCATGGCCTGAAGTTGAAGCTGGGGGGCAAGACGCCCGCCGAAGATGCGGAGCGCGCGCGCACCGTGCGCCGCGCGGGCGGTTCGGACTTTACGTTGGCGGTGGATGCCAATCAGGGCTGGAACCGGCAGCAGGCGCTGCAATTCATTTCGATGACCCGCGACCTGGACCTGGCCTGGTTCGAAGAACCCTGCCACTGGGACAACGACCGGTCGGACATGGCCATGGTGCGCGCGATCAGCGGCGTGCCGATCGCGGCCGGCCAGAGCGAACTGTCGCGCTTCGGCTGCCGTGACCTGATGGTGGCGAATGCCATCGATATCTGCAACTTTGATGCGGGCTGGGGGGGCGGCCCGACCGAATGGCGTCGGGTGGCGGCCATGGCGTCGGCCTTTGGCGTCAGCGTGCTGCAGCATCTGGAACCGCAGATCGGCCTGATGATGTCGGCCGGGGTCGGCAACGGCATGTTTGCCGAAGTCATGCTGCCGTGGCGCGACCCGTTCTTTTATCAGCTGATCGGCAATCAGAAAGCGCGGCCTTTCGAGGACGGGTACTACACCCTGCCCGACGGTCCGGGCTGGGGCATGGAGTTCGACCTCGATTACCTGGAGTCGGCGCGCCGCAAGGACTGA
- a CDS encoding DUF4286 family protein codes for MPRSTHLVKILGRALDADALRQLSSRLVAALGVNPIKDALASTQSDDTYLILDRADIDPALFEGLRTETVELTETTVLPGKSAGQPAPFHYIVETDIAPDAEGDMNAWYEQEHLPGLAAVEGNVLSRRLVAAQGSPRYYACYDLVDPSARQTAAWTAVTATPWSSRVRPSFRNTRRTIFARLPLASASASASSSDPRTESDRP; via the coding sequence TTGCCCCGTTCCACCCACCTTGTCAAAATCCTTGGCCGCGCGCTGGATGCCGATGCGCTGCGCCAGTTGTCGTCGCGGCTCGTGGCCGCGCTGGGCGTCAATCCCATTAAGGATGCGCTGGCCTCCACGCAGTCGGATGACACCTATCTGATCCTGGACCGGGCCGATATCGATCCGGCCCTGTTTGAAGGGCTGCGCACCGAGACGGTCGAATTGACCGAGACCACCGTGCTGCCTGGCAAGTCGGCCGGCCAGCCCGCGCCCTTCCACTACATTGTCGAGACCGACATTGCGCCCGATGCCGAGGGCGACATGAACGCCTGGTACGAGCAGGAACACCTGCCGGGCCTGGCGGCCGTGGAAGGCAATGTGCTGTCGCGGCGGCTGGTGGCGGCCCAGGGCTCGCCGCGCTACTACGCCTGCTACGACCTGGTGGATCCGTCGGCCCGCCAGACCGCTGCGTGGACGGCGGTTACCGCCACGCCCTGGAGCAGCCGCGTGCGCCCCAGCTTCCGCAACACGCGGCGCACGATCTTTGCGCGCCTGCCGCTGGCGTCTGCTTCTGCTTCTGCTTCTTCCTCCGATCCCCGCACCGAGAGCGACCGTCCATGA
- a CDS encoding LysR family transcriptional regulator produces MDLQQIAYFVQVADLCSFSRAAHVLGVTQPALSRQVSLLEAELGCRLLHRHGRGVVPTEAGQRMLAHGQALLAHAEQVKRDVRAVIDTGAGRVSIGLPPRVAHCLTPVLLRAFRDSDPQVAINVVEALSAQLREALLAGRLDLALLYDPPATSQLDCVPLFREEMVLVGHPPDGDRLPAAIPVADLGRYPMILPSRPNAIRTVVEAACRTQDVALDIVAEVDAVHTQLRMAAEGQGYTVLPRSTLSATARAADLAWAPIGSPALRNRLVLATSRSKPPGAAGGAVGALIQRIDWTALFEGRPALP; encoded by the coding sequence ATGGACCTTCAGCAGATAGCCTATTTCGTGCAGGTGGCCGACCTGTGCAGCTTTTCCCGCGCCGCCCACGTGCTTGGGGTCACCCAGCCGGCGCTCAGCCGCCAGGTCAGCCTGCTCGAGGCGGAACTGGGCTGCCGGCTGCTTCATCGGCATGGCCGCGGCGTGGTCCCGACCGAGGCTGGACAGCGCATGCTGGCGCACGGCCAGGCGCTACTGGCGCATGCCGAACAGGTCAAGCGCGACGTGCGCGCCGTGATCGACACCGGCGCGGGGCGCGTCAGCATCGGGCTGCCGCCGCGCGTGGCGCACTGCCTGACGCCCGTGCTGCTGCGCGCCTTTCGCGATTCGGACCCACAGGTCGCCATCAATGTGGTCGAAGCCCTGAGCGCCCAGTTGCGCGAAGCCCTGCTGGCCGGCCGGCTCGATCTGGCGCTGCTCTACGATCCGCCGGCCACGTCGCAGCTGGACTGCGTGCCGCTGTTCCGCGAAGAAATGGTGCTGGTAGGCCATCCGCCCGATGGCGATCGGCTGCCCGCGGCCATCCCGGTGGCGGACCTGGGGCGCTATCCCATGATCCTGCCGAGCCGGCCCAATGCCATCCGGACCGTTGTTGAAGCGGCCTGCCGCACGCAAGATGTCGCGCTCGATATCGTGGCCGAGGTCGACGCCGTGCACACGCAACTGCGGATGGCGGCGGAAGGGCAGGGCTATACCGTGCTGCCGCGAAGCACCCTGTCGGCCACCGCGCGTGCGGCCGATCTGGCGTGGGCGCCCATCGGCAGCCCGGCCTTGCGCAACCGCCTGGTACTGGCCACGTCGCGCAGCAAGCCGCCCGGCGCGGCAGGCGGGGCGGTGGGCGCGTTGATCCAACGCATCGATTGGACCGCGCTGTTCGAGGGCCGGCCGGCCTTGCCCTGA
- a CDS encoding M20 family metallopeptidase: protein MTRQSAIQHALHHLDSGDFAEVLGRRVAMATESEEAGQAPVLHAYLTDDIAPALSAMGFVCTTYPNPTGRDLPFLVADRIEDSTLPTVLLYGHGDVVRGQAASWRDGLDPWTLVHDAGRWFGRGTADNKGQHSIVFAALQAAIDARQGRLGYNVRILLEMGEEAGSPGLLEFCRAQRSRLSADLLIASDGPRLAAERPTLFMGSRGAVNFELRVASRDRAYHSGNWGGLLENPAIVLTHALASLVDARGRIVIDALRPPAMPDTVDRAVRDLQVGTGADDPVVDPTWGEPGLNAAQQVFGWNTLEILTLDAGQPAKPVNAIPARASAWCQLRFVVGTDWQQLEQHVRAHLDAAGFPMVQITIGARAGATRLDPQDPWVQWAAQSVTATTGQAPVLLPNLGGSLPNDVFADELGLPTLWVPHSYPACAQHAPNEHLLESVTREGLAMMAGLFWDLGDAGAGLREGAARRRLAA from the coding sequence GTGACCCGCCAATCCGCCATCCAGCATGCCCTGCATCATCTTGACTCCGGGGACTTTGCCGAGGTCCTGGGCCGCCGTGTCGCCATGGCGACCGAGAGCGAAGAAGCCGGTCAGGCGCCGGTCCTGCATGCCTATCTGACCGATGACATTGCCCCGGCCTTGTCCGCCATGGGCTTCGTCTGCACCACCTATCCGAACCCCACCGGACGCGATCTGCCCTTCCTGGTGGCGGACCGTATCGAGGACAGCACCCTGCCGACGGTGCTGCTCTATGGCCACGGCGACGTGGTCCGCGGGCAGGCCGCATCCTGGCGCGATGGCCTGGACCCCTGGACGCTGGTGCACGACGCCGGCCGCTGGTTCGGCCGCGGCACTGCCGACAACAAGGGGCAGCACTCGATCGTATTCGCCGCGCTGCAGGCCGCGATCGACGCGCGCCAGGGCCGGCTGGGCTACAACGTCCGGATCCTGCTCGAGATGGGCGAAGAAGCCGGCTCGCCGGGCCTGCTCGAATTCTGCCGCGCCCAGCGTTCGCGCTTGTCAGCCGACCTGCTGATCGCCAGCGACGGGCCCCGCCTGGCCGCCGAACGGCCGACCCTGTTCATGGGGTCGCGTGGCGCCGTCAACTTCGAACTGCGCGTGGCCTCGCGCGATCGGGCCTACCACTCGGGCAACTGGGGCGGGCTGCTCGAAAACCCCGCGATCGTGCTGACGCATGCGCTGGCCAGTCTGGTCGACGCGCGTGGCCGCATCGTCATCGACGCGCTGCGTCCGCCCGCCATGCCCGACACGGTGGACCGCGCGGTCCGCGATCTGCAGGTCGGGACGGGCGCCGATGATCCGGTCGTGGATCCGACCTGGGGCGAACCAGGCCTGAATGCCGCGCAGCAGGTGTTCGGCTGGAACACGCTGGAAATCCTGACCCTGGATGCCGGCCAGCCCGCCAAGCCCGTCAACGCCATTCCGGCCAGGGCCAGCGCGTGGTGTCAGTTGCGCTTCGTGGTCGGCACCGACTGGCAGCAGCTGGAGCAGCACGTGCGCGCGCATCTGGACGCCGCCGGGTTTCCGATGGTGCAGATCACGATCGGCGCCCGGGCAGGCGCGACGCGGCTCGATCCGCAAGACCCGTGGGTGCAGTGGGCCGCGCAGTCGGTCACGGCCACTACCGGCCAGGCCCCGGTGCTGCTGCCCAACCTGGGCGGCTCCTTGCCCAATGATGTGTTTGCTGACGAACTCGGTCTGCCCACGCTCTGGGTGCCGCATTCCTATCCTGCGTGCGCCCAGCACGCGCCCAATGAACACCTGCTTGAAAGCGTGACCCGCGAAGGGCTGGCCATGATGGCCGGCCTGTTCTGGGACCTGGGGGACGCGGGCGCAGGCCTGCGCGAGGGCGCGGCGCGACGGCGCCTTGCGGCCTGA
- a CDS encoding Bug family tripartite tricarboxylate transporter substrate binding protein yields the protein MHRIVCTLAAALSVLVTAQAHAAYPDHPIKIVVPFPPGGGTDAVARVLAQKLGDKLGQTVIVENRPGAATVIGAQAVARAAPDGYTLMISGSSTYSVLPALKKDLPYKPLASFEQIGIVALAPSVLVGKPDLAATSLADLVALAKAQSSKGGVTYGTFGAGSAPHLAGEMFAQTIGATMLAVPYKGSAQLTTALIGGELDWAVDTVASAAPHVNAGRMKAFAVSGDHRMPQLPNVPTLKEAGLPPSAGLVGWYGFVAPASTPAPIIDTIRKATEDVMQDAEVRKVFTTNGFEPVMLGRDAFRDKVNAEIAQFTAVAQRGAISMD from the coding sequence ATGCACCGCATCGTCTGTACCCTTGCCGCCGCGTTGTCCGTCCTGGTCACCGCGCAGGCCCACGCCGCCTATCCCGACCATCCCATCAAGATCGTTGTCCCGTTCCCGCCGGGCGGTGGCACCGATGCCGTGGCGCGTGTGCTGGCGCAAAAGCTGGGCGACAAGCTGGGTCAGACCGTCATCGTTGAAAACCGTCCGGGCGCCGCGACCGTGATCGGCGCACAGGCCGTGGCCCGCGCCGCGCCCGATGGCTACACGTTGATGATCTCCGGTTCCAGCACCTATTCGGTTCTGCCGGCCCTGAAAAAAGACCTGCCCTACAAGCCGCTCGCCAGCTTCGAGCAGATCGGCATCGTCGCGCTGGCGCCGTCGGTGCTGGTGGGCAAGCCCGACCTGGCCGCCACGTCGCTGGCGGACCTGGTCGCCCTGGCCAAGGCCCAGAGCAGCAAGGGCGGCGTCACCTACGGCACCTTTGGCGCCGGGTCGGCCCCGCACCTGGCCGGTGAAATGTTCGCGCAGACTATCGGCGCGACCATGCTGGCGGTGCCCTACAAGGGCAGCGCGCAGCTCACCACGGCCCTGATTGGCGGCGAACTGGACTGGGCCGTCGACACCGTGGCGTCGGCCGCGCCGCACGTCAACGCCGGCCGCATGAAAGCCTTTGCCGTGTCGGGTGACCACCGCATGCCGCAGTTGCCGAACGTCCCGACGCTCAAGGAAGCCGGCCTGCCCCCCAGTGCCGGCCTGGTCGGCTGGTATGGCTTCGTGGCTCCGGCATCGACGCCCGCGCCCATCATCGACACGATCCGCAAGGCGACCGAAGACGTGATGCAAGACGCCGAGGTCCGCAAGGTCTTCACCACCAATGGCTTCGAGCCGGTCATGCTGGGGCGCGACGCCTTCCGCGACAAGGTCAACGCCGAAATCGCGCAGTTCACCGCCGTGGCGCAGCGCGGCGCGATCTCGATGGACTGA